The region GTGTGGTCGGCGACGCGCTCGTAGACGGCCGCGAAGTCGCCGGCCATGTCGCGCGTGCGGGTGTAGAGGTGCGGCTGGTGGATCGCGATGATGCGCCCGTCGCCGATGACGCTGCGGGCTGCGGTGAGCGCGGCGTCGACCTCGGCGGGGTGGTGCGCGTAGTCGTCGAAGACGCGCACGCCGCGGCGCTCGCCGTGCAGCTCGAATCGGCGACCGGTGCCGCGGAACGCGCCGAGCGCCCGCGCCGCCTCGGCCGGGGCGATGCCGAGCGCGACGAGGGTCGCGAGGGCGCCCGCCGCGTTCACGGCGTTGTGCCTGCCGGGCACGCCGGCGGAGAGCTCGAAGCGGGTGCCGGCGACCTCGACGGTGCACTCGGCGCTCTCGCCGAGGCGGACGTCGAGGATGCGCACGTCGGCGCCCTCGGCCTCCCCGAAGGTCACGACGCGCTCGTGCGAGATCGACTCGCGGACGCGGCGCGCGCCCGGGTCGTCGATCGAGATGACGACGGCCTCGCTCGCGCGGTTGGCGAACTCGGCGAACGCGGCGTCGAACGCCTCCGGGGTGCCGTAGTGGTCGAGGTGGTCGGTGTCGACGTTCGTGATGAGCGCGACCGCGACGTCGTAGAGCAGGAAGGAGCCGTCCGACTCGTCGGCCTCGAGCACGAAGACGTCGGAGTCGCCGTGGCCGCTCGAGACGCTGAGCCCGGCGATGATGCCGCCGTTCACGAAGCCCGCCTCGATGCCGAGGCCGTGCAGCCCGACGACGAGCATCCCCGTCGTCGTCGTCTTGCCGTGCGCGCCCGCGACCGCGACGACGCGCTTGCCGCGCGCGAGCACGTGCAGGGCCTGCGAGCGGTGGAGCACGGGGATGCCTGCCTCACGCGCCGCGACGAGCTCGGGGTTGTCGGGCCACAGCGCGCTCGTGACCACCACCGCATCCGCCCGGTGCTCGCCCTCGACGGGGACGTTCGCCGCATCGTGGCCGATCGCGACGCTCGCGCCGCGCTCGCGCAGCCGGTCGACGGTCGCCGAGCCCGAGCGGTCGGAGCCCGAGACGGCGATGCCGGCGTCGAGCATCATGTGCGCGATGCCCGACATGCCGGAGCCGCCGATGCCGATGAAGTGCGCGCGCTCGATCGACGCGGGGATCGGCTGGGTCAGGTCTGGTTCGATCACGGCTGCCTCCTCGTGGCGGCGGCCCGCTCGATGAGATCGCACATCCGGTCGCTGCCGTCGCTCGCGCCGGCTCCCGCGGAGGCGGAGGCCATCGCCGCGAGGCGATCGGCGTCCCGCAGCAGCGGCACGAGCCGCGCGCGTACCCATTCTGCCGTGAAGTCGGCGTCGGCGACGAGCTCGGCTCCCCCGGCCGCCACCTGGTCGGCCGCGTTGAGGCCCTGCTCGCCGTTGCCGTAGGGCAGCGGCACGTAGATCGCGGGCAGCCCGACGGCCATGAGCTCGGAGACCGTGAGGCTCCCGGCGCGGCACACGACGAGGTCGGCGGCGGCGAGGGCGAGGTGCATGCGGTCGAGGTACTCGATCGCGACGTAGTGCGGCACGGTCGCCGGCTCGAAGTCGGTCTGCCGGCCGCCCGAGAGGTGCAGGATCTGCCAGCCGGCGTCGACGATGTCGCCCGCTGCCGCGACGATCGCGCGGTTGATCGACCGGGCGCCCTGCGAGCCGCCGGTGACGAGCAGGGTCGGCCGTTCGGCGTCGAGGCCGAGCTCGGCGAGCGCCTCGGCGCGGAGGCCAGCGCGGTCGAGGGCGGTGATCTCGGGGCGCAGCGGCATGCCGACGAGCTCGCCCGGCAGCCTCGTCGAGCGGTAGGAGATGCCGACGAACTCGGTCCAGCGGGCGCCGAGCAGGTTGGCCATGCCGGGCTTCGCGTTGGCCTCGTGGATGACGATCGGCACGCGCTCGAGCCGCGCGGCGCGGTAGGCGGGGGCCGACGCGTAGCCGCCGAAGCCGACCACGACCTCGATGCGCCGCTCGCGGATGAGCGCGCGCACCTCGGCGACCGCGCGTCGCCAGCGGCCCGGGAACCGCAGCGCGGCGAGGTCGGGGCGGCGCGGGAAGGGCAGCTTCTCGATCGTGGCGAGCTCGAGGCCCGCGCCCGGCACGAGCTCGCGCTCGAGCCCCTCGCGCGTGCCGAGCACGACGAGCTCGGCGCCCGGGTGCCGCTCGCGGAGCCGCTGCGCGGTCGCGAGCAGGGGGTTCACGTGGCCGGCGGTGCCGCCGCCGGCGAGCAGGACGCGCATCGTCAGTCCCGCGCCTCGAGGAGCGCGCCGCGCACGGTCGGGTTGTCGACCCGCTCGAGCGAGAGCACGATGCCGACGATGAGCAGCGCCGCGATGAGCTGCGAGCCGCCGGAGGAGATGAACGGCAGCGGCACGCCGAGCACGGGCAGCAGGCCGAGCACGACGCCGATGTTGACGATGGCCTGGCCGACGAGCCACACCATCGCGGCGCCGGTGACGACGCGCGTCATCTGCAGCGACGCGTGGCGCACGATGCGCAGCATGGTCCAGGCGAGGAGCGCGAACAGCGCGAGCACGACGGCGGCGCCGAGCAGCCCGAGCTCCTCGCCGATGATCGCGAAGATGTAGTCGTTGTCGGCCTCTGGCAGCCACGACCACTTCGCGCTCGAGTTGCCGAGCCCGACGCCGAAGAGGCCGCCCGCAGAGAGCGCCCAGGTGCCGTGCAGCTGCTGCCAGCAGCCGGAGTAGTAGTCGGCGTCGGTGCAGCCCTGGATGAAGGCGGTCACGCGGCGCACGCGCGACGGGCTCGAGAGCACGACCGGGACGGCGAGCAGGCCGAGCCCGACGGCGGGCAGCACGAGGTGCCACCACTTGACGCCCGCGAACCACAGCGCGCCGAACGAGAGCAGCGCCATGATGACGACGGTGCCCAGGTCGCTGCCGAGGAGGACGAGGCCGATCGAGAGGCCCGCGACGGGACCTGCCGGGATCCACGCCTGCCAGAAGCTGTGGATGCGCGACTGCTTGCGCGTCATGATCATCGCGAGCCACACGCACAGCGCGACCTTCACGAACTCGGACGGCTGCAGCGAGAAGCCGCCGACGCCGATCCAGTTGCGGTTGCCGTTCGCGCCGAAGCCGAGCGGCGTGAAGACGAGCACCTGCAGCGCGATGCCGAGCATGATGCCGAGCCACGCGAGGCGCTGCCACGTCGTGGCCGGCATGCGGGCCGCGAGCAGCATGAGCACGACGCCGACGGCGGCGAACGCCGCTTGCTTCGCGAAGTCGGTGAAGAACGAGCCGCCCGCGACGTAGGCCTCGACCGACGACGACGAGAGCACCATGATGAGGCCGAAGGCGACGAGGAAGAGCGTCGTGCCCGAGAGCAGGGCCGCGTTGAGGGTCGGCGCGCCGAAGACCGCGCGCACGCGCACGAGCGCGCGTCGGCCCATGCGGGCCGCTCGGGCGTCAGCCGCCGGGGCGGGAGCCGTCGTGGTCGCCACGAGCCCCCCTCTCCCGCACCGCGTCGGCGAACCGGTCGCCGCGCTCCGCGTAGTCGATGAACTGGTCCATGGATGCCGCCGCCGGGGCCAGCAGGACCGTCGCGCCTGGCTCGGCGTGCGACGCGGCCGCCTCGACGGCGATCCGCATCACCGATCCAGTGTCGGGCGTGTCGACCTCGACGACCGGGATGCCGGGCGCGTGTCGCGCGAACGCCTCGACGACGGGCGCGCGGTCGACGCCGATCACGATGGCGGCTGCGACGCGGCGCGCGTGCTTCGCGACGAGCGGCGCGACGTCGGCGCCCTTGAAGAGCCCGCCGACGATCCACACGACGGGGTCGAAGGCGCTGAGCGAGCCCTCGGCCGCGTGCGGGTTCGTCGCCTTCGAGTCGTCGACGAAGCGCACGCCGTCGACGATCGCGACGAGCTCGGTGCGGTGGCGGTCGAGCCGGAACGAGCGGATGGCCTCCCGCACGTGGGCGGGCTCGGCGCCGAACGCGCGCGCGAGCGCCGCGGCCGCGAGCACGTTGCGCGCCATGTGCGGCGAGCGGAGCCCGCCGGGCTCGAGGTCGTCGAGGTGCGCGAGCTCGAGCGCGCTCGAGCGGCGCTCGTCGAGGAAGGCGCGATCGACGAGCACGCCGTCGACGATGCCGAGGTCGCTCGGGCCCGGCACGCCGAGCGAGAAGCCGATCGCGCGGCAGCCCTCGACGACGTCGGCGTCCTCGACGAGCCGCATGGTCGCGTCGTCCTCCACGTTGTAGACCGCCGCGACGCGAGCGTTGCCGTACACCTTCCCCTTGGCGGCGCGGTACGCATCCGCCGACCCGTGCCAGTCGAGGTGGTCGTCGTCGATGTTGAGGCACGCGGCCGAGTGCGGCCAGAGCGCCCCTGGACCGTCGATCGGCAGGCTGTGGAGCTGGAAGCTCGAGAGCTCGACGACGAGCACGTCGAAGCCCTCGGGGTCGCGCACGGCGTCGAGCACGGGCGTGCCGATGTTGCCGACCGGCGCGACGCGCCTGCCCGCCTCGCGCAGCATGTGCGCGGTGAGCTGGGTGGTCGTGGTCTTGCCGTTCGTGCCGGTGACGAGGATCCACTCCGCGGCGCGCACCTTGTCGCGCACGCGCCACGCGAGCTCGATGTCGCCCCAGACGGGGATGCCCCGCTCGGCGGCCGCGGTCAGCCACGGGTGGTCGGGGCGCAGCCCTGGCGAGGAGATCACGAGCTCCGCCTCCGACAGCGCCGCCGGCGACTCGTCGCGGCCGGCCTCGACGATCGGCACGCCGAGCACGCCGAGGATCGTCCGCCGCTCGTCGTCGACGCGCTCGGCGATCGCGGTGACGTCGGCGCCGAGCTCGACGAGCGTGTCGACGGCGGCGAAGCCCGTCACGCCGAGGCCGAGCACCGCGACGCGGAGGCCCTTCCAGTCGGCGTGCCAGGAGGTGAGGTCGTCGAGCCGGCTCACGGGGTCGCGACCTGCCACTGGAAGTAGAACAGGCCGACGCCCGCCGCGACGCAGAGCCCCGCGATGATCCAGAAGCGCACGACGACCGTGATCTCGGCCCAGCCCTTGAGCTCGAAGTGGTGGTGCAGCGGGCTCATGAGGAAGATGCGCTTGCCGCCCGTGATCTTGAAGTAGGCGCGCTGCACGATGACGGAGCCGGTCGTGATGATCGGCAGGCCCGCGATGAGCAGCAGCAGCAGGTGCGTGTCGGTCATGACCGCGAGGCCCGCGAGGGCGCCGCCGAGCGCGAGGGAGCCGACGTCGCCCATGAACACCTGCGCGGGGCTCGTGTTCCACCACAGGAAGCCGATGAGCGCGGCGGCGATCGTGGCCGCGAGCGTCGCGACGTCGAGCGGCTGCAGCACGTCGTAGCAGCGGAAGAGATCCTCCTCCGCCGCGCCGGGCGTGAAGCACGACTGGTTGAACTGCCAGAAGGCGATGAAGGCGTAGCCGATCATCGACAGGATCATCGAGCCGGTCGCGAGGCCGTCGAGCCCGTCGGTGACGTTGACCGCGTTCGCCGCCGAGACGTTGATGAGCGTGATCCACAGCACGAAGACGATGACGCCGAGCGCGCCCCACGGTGCGACGTCGAGCCACGGGATGTCGCGGACGCCCGAGATGACCGGGTCGACGACGGGCCGGCCGCTCGGGCCGACGGGCACGGTGACGGCGAGCACCCCGAACGCGACCGATACGACGAGCTGGCCGAGCACCTTCGCCCAGCCGCCGAGGCCGAGCGAGCGCTGGTTCGAGATCTTCAGGAAGTCGTCGACGAAGCCGACGA is a window of Agrococcus sp. Marseille-Q4369 DNA encoding:
- the murC gene encoding UDP-N-acetylmuramate--L-alanine ligase → MIEPDLTQPIPASIERAHFIGIGGSGMSGIAHMMLDAGIAVSGSDRSGSATVDRLRERGASVAIGHDAANVPVEGEHRADAVVVTSALWPDNPELVAAREAGIPVLHRSQALHVLARGKRVVAVAGAHGKTTTTGMLVVGLHGLGIEAGFVNGGIIAGLSVSSGHGDSDVFVLEADESDGSFLLYDVAVALITNVDTDHLDHYGTPEAFDAAFAEFANRASEAVVISIDDPGARRVRESISHERVVTFGEAEGADVRILDVRLGESAECTVEVAGTRFELSAGVPGRHNAVNAAGALATLVALGIAPAEAARALGAFRGTGRRFELHGERRGVRVFDDYAHHPAEVDAALTAARSVIGDGRIIAIHQPHLYTRTRDMAGDFAAVYERVADHTVVLDVYGAREDPIPGVTGALVAERFADPADVDYLPDWQRAAERAAALAREGDIIVTLSCGDVYRIIPQVLSALEEGGEA
- a CDS encoding UDP-N-acetylglucosamine--N-acetylmuramyl-(pentapeptide) pyrophosphoryl-undecaprenol N-acetylglucosamine transferase, which encodes MRVLLAGGGTAGHVNPLLATAQRLRERHPGAELVVLGTREGLERELVPGAGLELATIEKLPFPRRPDLAALRFPGRWRRAVAEVRALIRERRIEVVVGFGGYASAPAYRAARLERVPIVIHEANAKPGMANLLGARWTEFVGISYRSTRLPGELVGMPLRPEITALDRAGLRAEALAELGLDAERPTLLVTGGSQGARSINRAIVAAAGDIVDAGWQILHLSGGRQTDFEPATVPHYVAIEYLDRMHLALAAADLVVCRAGSLTVSELMAVGLPAIYVPLPYGNGEQGLNAADQVAAGGAELVADADFTAEWVRARLVPLLRDADRLAAMASASAGAGASDGSDRMCDLIERAAATRRQP
- the murD gene encoding UDP-N-acetylmuramoyl-L-alanine--D-glutamate ligase, with the translated sequence MAGRDPVSRLDDLTSWHADWKGLRVAVLGLGVTGFAAVDTLVELGADVTAIAERVDDERRTILGVLGVPIVEAGRDESPAALSEAELVISSPGLRPDHPWLTAAAERGIPVWGDIELAWRVRDKVRAAEWILVTGTNGKTTTTQLTAHMLREAGRRVAPVGNIGTPVLDAVRDPEGFDVLVVELSSFQLHSLPIDGPGALWPHSAACLNIDDDHLDWHGSADAYRAAKGKVYGNARVAAVYNVEDDATMRLVEDADVVEGCRAIGFSLGVPGPSDLGIVDGVLVDRAFLDERRSSALELAHLDDLEPGGLRSPHMARNVLAAAALARAFGAEPAHVREAIRSFRLDRHRTELVAIVDGVRFVDDSKATNPHAAEGSLSAFDPVVWIVGGLFKGADVAPLVAKHARRVAAAIVIGVDRAPVVEAFARHAPGIPVVEVDTPDTGSVMRIAVEAAASHAEPGATVLLAPAAASMDQFIDYAERGDRFADAVRERGARGDHDGSRPGG
- the mraY gene encoding phospho-N-acetylmuramoyl-pentapeptide-transferase, translating into MLVLIASAGIALLVSLLATPLFIRGFARIGWGQFIRDDGPQSHHTKRGTPTMGGLIFIVAILAGYFGGKLLGQDPPTVPVLLVLLLIVGMGVVGFVDDFLKISNQRSLGLGGWAKVLGQLVVSVAFGVLAVTVPVGPSGRPVVDPVISGVRDIPWLDVAPWGALGVIVFVLWITLINVSAANAVNVTDGLDGLATGSMILSMIGYAFIAFWQFNQSCFTPGAAEEDLFRCYDVLQPLDVATLAATIAAALIGFLWWNTSPAQVFMGDVGSLALGGALAGLAVMTDTHLLLLLIAGLPIITTGSVIVQRAYFKITGGKRIFLMSPLHHHFELKGWAEITVVVRFWIIAGLCVAAGVGLFYFQWQVATP
- the ftsW gene encoding putative lipid II flippase FtsW, whose protein sequence is MATTTAPAPAADARAARMGRRALVRVRAVFGAPTLNAALLSGTTLFLVAFGLIMVLSSSSVEAYVAGGSFFTDFAKQAAFAAVGVVLMLLAARMPATTWQRLAWLGIMLGIALQVLVFTPLGFGANGNRNWIGVGGFSLQPSEFVKVALCVWLAMIMTRKQSRIHSFWQAWIPAGPVAGLSIGLVLLGSDLGTVVIMALLSFGALWFAGVKWWHLVLPAVGLGLLAVPVVLSSPSRVRRVTAFIQGCTDADYYSGCWQQLHGTWALSAGGLFGVGLGNSSAKWSWLPEADNDYIFAIIGEELGLLGAAVVLALFALLAWTMLRIVRHASLQMTRVVTGAAMVWLVGQAIVNIGVVLGLLPVLGVPLPFISSGGSQLIAALLIVGIVLSLERVDNPTVRGALLEARD